A DNA window from Gemmatimonadaceae bacterium contains the following coding sequences:
- a CDS encoding DUF2225 domain-containing protein yields MTTLKQIDLTCPICETRFTSHAVLSTNSFGGKRTDFHERAAGAQPLPYLIHICGRCGYAGGERDFSDEADVSPVLREHVLDELAPRLPEVGGTIPGSAKYEFAAKVAAWQGAEPRRIADLYLRAAWCCVDEGDVEAERYFRRHAAWQFEAALSSYDGAEREERAVLTYLVGELWRRIGDLALAGEWFDRVESEVMDPAAQRWVLDAAWQQRSCPRDWFE; encoded by the coding sequence ATGACCACGCTGAAGCAAATTGACCTGACGTGTCCCATCTGCGAGACCCGCTTTACGTCGCACGCGGTGCTGTCGACGAATTCGTTCGGCGGCAAGCGTACCGACTTTCATGAGCGGGCCGCGGGCGCCCAACCGTTGCCGTATCTGATTCACATTTGCGGGCGGTGCGGATACGCCGGTGGCGAGCGCGACTTCAGCGATGAAGCGGACGTCAGTCCCGTGTTGCGCGAGCACGTGTTGGACGAGCTCGCGCCCAGGCTGCCGGAAGTGGGCGGCACGATTCCGGGTTCGGCAAAGTACGAGTTTGCGGCGAAGGTCGCGGCGTGGCAGGGCGCGGAACCGCGGCGCATTGCCGATCTGTATTTGCGCGCGGCGTGGTGCTGCGTGGATGAGGGCGACGTCGAGGCGGAGCGATACTTCCGCCGACACGCGGCGTGGCAGTTCGAGGCGGCGCTCTCGAGCTACGATGGCGCAGAGCGAGAGGAGCGGGCGGTGCTCACGTATCTTGTCGGTGAGCTCTGGCGCCGCATCGGCGACCTCGCGTTAGCCGGCGAGTGGTTCGATCGCGTGGAATCCGAAGTCATGGATCCCGCTGCCCAACGCTGGGTGTTGGACGCCGCATGGCAACAGCGGAGCTGCCCCCGCGATTGGTTCGAGTGA